The Leptospirales bacterium sequence GCTGCGCGTAATCCGTCTCGTAAGCGATGCGCAGGGCTTCCATTCGCGCCTGGCGATCCACGCCGGCGGAGATTGTGAGATAGTCGTCAAAGCAGCTTTCGTAGAGTCGCTGCATCCCCTGATTGACCAGCGAATGCAATTGTCTGGCATCGCGTTGCCCGAGTCCAAAGCCCAGGCGCACACGATTTGCCGCAGCGGCCATGTCCGCACGGCTGTCCTCGATCGTACCATCGAGGTCCAGGAAAATCAGCGACCTGCCGCTCACCCTTGTTTCTGGCGGGATTGAAGTTCTTCCACGCTGCCGCGACCGTCGCCAAGTTCTGTGACCGAACGCTGACCGCTGATCGAGCCCTTAAATGCGCTGAACTCTGCTGCGTTGTGACTGCGTACTTCGTGCGGGATGCCGGCTGGTATGAAGAGGATATCGCCGGCCTCTATTGTCACCGGGCCGTCATCAAAATGGAAGGTGGTGACGCCGCGCACCGCGCCGCGGATCTCATCATGATCGTGAGCGTGCCGACTGCGTTCAAACCATCCGGGAATGGTCTGCAGATCGTAGGTCTGGTAGCCAAAACGGTGCATCTCCTCGCGAACGGATTCTTCGCTGGGGACTTCCTTATGCGGCCACTTGATGACACGAACACCTGCTGCCATTTTACCTCGAAGACGGCGGGCCCGGAGACGAACCCGCCGTGATGCAAGAATTAGAAATCGTGGCCGCGCAGCGTGGTGCGCTTATTTTCCTTCGTTCTTTTCACTGCATTGTTGATCAGCTCGTAGACCTTGCGGTTCAACTCGTCCAATGCATCACCGGCTACCATGCAGC is a genomic window containing:
- a CDS encoding cupin domain-containing protein, with protein sequence MAAGVRVIKWPHKEVPSEESVREEMHRFGYQTYDLQTIPGWFERSRHAHDHDEIRGAVRGVTTFHFDDGPVTIEAGDILFIPAGIPHEVRSHNAAEFSAFKGSISGQRSVTELGDGRGSVEELQSRQKQG